TACGCTCAATTTCTTTCGCTTGCTCGCGAAGACGCTCTTTCGTTAAACCATTCGCTACTTTCAAGTATTGTGAGTGGTCCGTAATCGCCATAAACTTATATCCACGAGCGCGGCATGCTTGTACCATTTCTTCAATTGAAAAGGCACCGTCACTCCATGTTGTATGCATATGTAAATCACCTTGTATGTCAGAGAACTGAATTAAGTTCGGATACTCTTTAATTAATTCAATTTCCTTTCCATCTTCACGTACTTCTGGCGGAATAAACGGAAGACCGAAATGAGCAAAGAACTCCTCTTCTGTTTCAAATGTTTTTACTTCACCTGTTTCCAGATTCTCTACACCGTACTCACTAATTTTCTCACCTTTATCTTTGGCGATTTGGCGCATTTTTACGTTATGATCTTTTGATCCTGTGAAATGGTGAAGAGTTGTAATAAACTCTTCTGGTTTTACTAAGCGGAAATCAATTGAAATATCGTATTCATATTGAAGACGAACAGAGACTTTCGTATCTCCACTTGCAATCACTTCAATCATATTATCAAACTGTAATAAATGTTCACGTACTACTGCTGGCTCCGTCGTTGCAATAATGAAATCTAAATCTTTCACTGTCTCACGAACGCGGCGTAAACTACCAGCGCGAGAGAAACGAATCACTTCAGCAATATTCGACAATTTCTCCTCTATTTCCCCGGCAATAGGCAATACCATCGCAATTGGTAAACGCTCTGGACGAGATCCTACTTGATCAATTGCTTCTAATATTTTCTCTTCTGTTTTCTTACCGAAACCTGCTAAAGCTTGTACTTTATTTTCCTCGCAAACAGCTTTTAGCGATTCCATATCAACAACACCAAGTTCTTTGTATAACTTAGCTACCTTCTTACCACCAAGGCCCGGAAGTTTTAATAACGG
This genomic interval from Bacillus cereus contains the following:
- the polX gene encoding DNA polymerase/3'-5' exonuclease PolX, which encodes MKINKKQVIKLLETIGLFMELKGANPFKISAFRKAAAALESDDRSLSEIEDFTKIPGIGKGTAAVIQEYIESGTSEVLQELEKEVPSSLLPLLKLPGLGGKKVAKLYKELGVVDMESLKAVCEENKVQALAGFGKKTEEKILEAIDQVGSRPERLPIAMVLPIAGEIEEKLSNIAEVIRFSRAGSLRRVRETVKDLDFIIATTEPAVVREHLLQFDNMIEVIASGDTKVSVRLQYEYDISIDFRLVKPEEFITTLHHFTGSKDHNVKMRQIAKDKGEKISEYGVENLETGEVKTFETEEEFFAHFGLPFIPPEVREDGKEIELIKEYPNLIQFSDIQGDLHMHTTWSDGAFSIEEMVQACRARGYKFMAITDHSQYLKVANGLTKERLREQAKEIERMNEKYPDITILRGIEMDILPDASLDFDDEVLAELDYVIGAIHSSFSQDRETIMKRLRTALENKHVTMIAHPTGRLLGRREGYDVDTDLLIQLAKETNTVLELNANPNRLDLSAKLLKQAQDAGVKVAINTDAHTLEMLEDMETGVAAARKGWIQKDNVINTWDIERLLDYIKRNK